A segment of the Geobacillus kaustophilus genome:
TCGAAGGAATGGACGTTGAGGACGTGCTCGATAAAAACATTTTAGACGTCTTCCGCTTCAACCCGGAGCAGCCGAGCACATTGCTTGAAGCGCTGCGCACCGGTGAAAGCATCCTAAACAAACAGCAAACGTATTTCAATAACAAGGGTCAAGCAGTCACGACCATCAATCAAACGCACCCGCTGCAAAAAGACGGGCGCATCATCGGTGCAGTGGAAATCGCCAAAGACATCACCAAATTCCGCAAGCTCATCCAAGAGCAGCACCAGCGTGGTGAAGCCGGTCGCACGTTTGCGGACATCATCGGCCAAAGCGAAGCCATGCAAAAGGCCATCCGTCTTGCTCGTCATGCCGCCCGTTCGGAAGCGCCTGTGCTGCTCATTGGCGAAAAAGGGACAGGAAAAGACTTGCTGGCTTCCTGCATTCACCACGAAAGCGAACGGCGATCCAAACCATTTTTTGCGCAAACGTGTTTGTCGCTTCCAGACGATTGGATCGAAACCATGCTGTTTGGCAGTGAAAAAGACGGCGAAACCCAAGTTGGATTGTTCGAACAGGCGGACGGCGGCACCGTGTTGCTTGACGATATCGATGCCTTAAGCCCGGCATTACAGGAAAAGCTCGTCCGTTTTCTGCAAGAAAGGCAATTTATCCGCGTTGGCGGCCGAAAACCGATCCAGGCCGACGTCCGCCTCATCGCCTCGACAAGCGGCGACCCGATTGACGCTGTTCAAGCGGGTAAGCTGCTTAAGCCGCTATACTATCAGCTTGCCGTCCACTGCATCGTCCTGCCGCCACTGCGCGAACGGAAAGAGGACATTTTGCCGCTCGCTATCCATTTCATCCGTCAAGGCAACGAGCGCTATGACCTACATGTCGAAGGACTCGGCGATGACGTGCAAGAGGCATTTCTCGCTTACAGCTGGCCCGGCAACGTGCGCGAACTTGAGGCGGTCATCTCAGAAACAATGGCGACGATGGAACAAGAGGAGACGATCACTCTCGCCCATCTCCCTGTCTCTTTTCGGGCCAA
Coding sequences within it:
- a CDS encoding sigma-54 interaction domain-containing protein — its product is MNRDMETLLSMYEQILEMIDLGVHAVDQHGKTVIYNRKMREIEGMDVEDVLDKNILDVFRFNPEQPSTLLEALRTGESILNKQQTYFNNKGQAVTTINQTHPLQKDGRIIGAVEIAKDITKFRKLIQEQHQRGEAGRTFADIIGQSEAMQKAIRLARHAARSEAPVLLIGEKGTGKDLLASCIHHESERRSKPFFAQTCLSLPDDWIETMLFGSEKDGETQVGLFEQADGGTVLLDDIDALSPALQEKLVRFLQERQFIRVGGRKPIQADVRLIASTSGDPIDAVQAGKLLKPLYYQLAVHCIVLPPLRERKEDILPLAIHFIRQGNERYDLHVEGLGDDVQEAFLAYSWPGNVRELEAVISETMATMEQEETITLAHLPVSFRAKLAPDDAKTDFLFDTEDILPLDKYMEEVEIYYIRKALQHHGFNITKTAKALGLSRQNLQYRIRKYQIDKEWG